One segment of Brassica napus cultivar Da-Ae chromosome C3, Da-Ae, whole genome shotgun sequence DNA contains the following:
- the BNAC03G78100D gene encoding probable hexosyltransferase MUCI70, with amino-acid sequence MLTSNSKDKERSLSFLCCWYLGRRRVAMLLLLSLAFVVFVLGSYTINKESSNSPNIHQSIETIEFGINQTPLSRELSSFYTGDSSNDQTTRGSDVDIIHPPPSLPSHHPCDSFSFPPPPPPGLRRPGPRPCPVCYLSPEEALAHMPKRQFESPMLKNLTFIHEESPVKREEGQGGSEFGGYPSLEDRTNSFDIKESMTVHCGFVKGTKPGHQTGFDIDEDILPEMDQFHEVIVASAIFGKYDLIQEPVNISEMARKNIPFYMFVDEETHSYLKNTSSYTEDNKRIGLWRIIVAHNVPYTDARRNGKIPKLLLHRLFPNVKYSIWVDAKLQLVVDPYQILERFLWRTNSSLAISKHYRRFDVFVEAEANKAARKYDNASIDYQVEFYKKEGLTPYTDAKLPITSDVPEGCTIIREHIPITSLFTCVWFNEVDRFTSRDQLSFAVARDKIREKVDWSINMFLDCERRNFVKQVYHRDVLMNMKPPRASSSKVLPEPLPLPRGKSVGGRANTGKKSPGQRGKRRHRKVSAGGRNMR; translated from the exons ATGCTCACTTCAAATTCTAAAGACAAGGAGAGATCTCTCTCCTTCTTATGTTGCTGGTACTTAGGTCGACGACGAGTGGCAATGCTGCTCCTTCTCAGCCTtgcttttgttgtcttcgtctTGGGTTCCTACACTATCAACAAAG AGAGTAGTAATAGTCCAAACATTCATCAGAGTATTGAGACGATTGAATTTGGAATCAACCAAACACCACTAAGTAGAGAACTGAGTTCTTTCTACACTGGAGACTCTAGTAATGATCAAACTACTAGAGGAAGTGATGTAGACATCATTCATCCTCCTCCTTCACTTCCTTCTCACCATCCATGTGATAGCTTTTcgtttcctcctcctcctccacctggACTTAGAAGGCCTGGACCGCGCc CGTGTCCTGTATGCTATCTATCTCCAGAGGAGGCCTTAGCTCATATGCCAAAGCGTCAATTTGAATCTCCTATGCTTAAGAATTTGACATTCATCCATGAAGAGAGTCCTGTAAAACGTGAAGAAGGTCAAGGAGGCTCTGAGTTTGGAGGTTATCCTTCTCTTGAAGATAGGACGAACTCCTTTGACATTAAAGAGTCCATGACAGTGCACTGCGG ATTTGTCAAAGGAACTAAACCGGGTCATCAAACCGGTTTCGACATTGATGAGGATATCCTTCCTGAGATGGACCAGTTCCATGAAGTGATTGTTGCTTCAGCAATATTTG GAAAGTATGATCTAATTCAAGAACCGGTGAACATCAGTGAAATGGCGAGGAAGAACATCCCTTTCTACATGTTTGTTGATGAAGAAACACATTCATATCTCAAGAACACTTCAAGTTACACAGAGGATAACAAGAGAATAGGATTGTGGAGGATTATTGTTGCCCACAATGTCCCTTACACCGATGCAAGGCGTAATGGAAAG ATTCCGAAGCTTCTATTGCATAGATTATTCCCAAACGTCAAGTACTCTATATGGGTTGATGCAAAGCTGCAGCTTGTTGTAGATCCATACCAAATACTTGAAAG GTTCTTGTGGAGAACGAACTCTAGTTTAGCAATCTCGAAACATTACAGACGTTTTGATGTGTTTGTGGAGGCTGAAGCGAACAAAGCCGCAAGAAAATATGACAATGCATCCATTGATTACCAAGTAGAGTTCTACAAGAAGGAAGGCTTAACACCTTATACTGATGCTAAGCTTCCAATAACAAGTG ATGTTCCTGAAGGTTGTACAATCATAAGAGAACACATACCGATCACAAGCCTCTTCACGTGTGTCTGGTTCAACGAAGTAGATCGGTTTACTTCAAGAGATCAATTAAGCTTTGCAGTTGCAAGAGACAAGATAAGAGAGAAAGTTGATTGGAGTATTAATATGTTCTTGGACTGTGAAAGACGCAACTTTGTAAAACAG GTTTATCATAGAGACGTGTTGATGAACATGAAACCTCCTCGAGCTTCCTCTTCTAAGGTGCTTCCCGAGCCACTGCCATTGCCACGTGGAAAATCAGTAGGTGGTAGAGCCAACACAGGGAAGAAGAGTCCGGGGCAACGTGGAAAGAGGCGTCACCGGAAAGTTTCAGCCGGTGGCAGAAACATGAGATAA